In Clostridia bacterium, one genomic interval encodes:
- a CDS encoding site-specific DNA-methyltransferase: MESYLNQIIQGDCITVMEQELPEKIADVIFADPPYNLQLAAELYRPNETRVNGVEDAWDKFSSLAEYDEFTEKWLSACRRVLKEDGTIWVIGSYHNIFRIGKIMSDLGFWILNDIIWIKNNPMPNFKGVRFTNAHETLIWAKKSREQAKYTFNYQAMKIFNDDKQMRSDWYIPICSGKERIKQAGVKAHSTQKPEALLTRVVLASTNPGDIILDPFFGTGTTGAVAKRLGRHFIGIEKETAYVKIARARIAGVQPLDLPGDLLKAPEKRTLPRVPFGSLLEVGLLQPGDTLYSKCGKYQALVCPDGSIACGDYRGSIHRVGAYLQDRLTCNGWDYWCYRDGQQLRTINHLRNIYRRQFYREE, translated from the coding sequence ATGGAAAGCTACCTGAATCAGATCATCCAGGGAGACTGCATCACCGTCATGGAACAAGAGCTGCCGGAAAAAATCGCTGATGTGATCTTTGCGGACCCGCCCTACAACCTGCAGCTGGCCGCGGAACTGTACCGGCCCAATGAAACCAGGGTCAACGGCGTGGAAGACGCCTGGGACAAGTTTTCTTCCCTAGCGGAATACGATGAATTTACGGAAAAATGGCTCTCCGCCTGCCGCCGGGTACTGAAAGAGGACGGGACCATCTGGGTCATCGGCAGCTACCACAATATTTTCCGGATCGGCAAGATCATGAGCGACCTGGGTTTCTGGATCTTAAACGACATTATCTGGATCAAGAATAACCCCATGCCCAACTTCAAAGGGGTCCGTTTTACCAATGCCCATGAAACCCTCATCTGGGCCAAGAAAAGCCGGGAGCAGGCCAAATATACTTTCAATTATCAAGCCATGAAAATCTTCAATGATGATAAGCAAATGCGCAGCGACTGGTACATCCCCATCTGCTCCGGCAAAGAACGTATTAAACAAGCGGGGGTAAAAGCTCACTCCACCCAAAAGCCGGAGGCTTTGCTGACGCGGGTGGTGCTGGCTTCCACCAACCCGGGGGATATTATTCTAGATCCTTTCTTCGGGACAGGCACCACCGGAGCCGTGGCCAAAAGACTGGGCCGGCATTTCATCGGCATTGAAAAAGAGACCGCCTATGTCAAAATTGCCCGGGCACGGATTGCGGGGGTACAGCCCCTGGACCTACCCGGGGACTTATTGAAAGCGCCGGAAAAGCGCACCCTGCCCAGGGTTCCTTTCGGCAGCCTCCTGGAGGTAGGTTTGCTGCAGCCGGGGGATACCCTGTACTCGAAATGCGGGAAATATCAAGCCCTGGTTTGCCCTGACGGGTCTATCGCCTGCGGGGATTACCGGGGTTCCATTCACCGGGTGGGAGCTTACCTGCAGGACAGGTTGACGTGCAACGGCTGGGATTACTGGTGCTACCGGGACGGGCAGCAGCTTAGAACTATTAACCACCTGCGGAACATTTACCGCCGGCAGTTTTACCGGGAAGAATAG
- a CDS encoding radical SAM protein encodes MEKYQYIFGPLPSRRMGLSLGVSPIPKKCCNYSCVYCQLGRTPKLEKEPRWHFPAADILKEVADYLSSGVHFDVLTVVGEGEPTLYAGLEELLAGLKKLTDKPIAVITNGSLLGDAKVRQALQQADIVMPSLDAYDEHSFKKINRPWKDLRFEEVYRGLVTFSQAYTGQLWLEVMLVRGLNDDETSLLKLKDLLAGIRYDRLFINSPVRPPAESWVGEPEEAVLKRAEEILGGVSIAQAPAPDFYSEEVDDYEAVLSIIKRHPMNQHEIKSFLAGRNCGEPEEVLRRLRENPQVEVIDYKGYQTYRVVR; translated from the coding sequence TTGGAGAAGTATCAATATATTTTCGGCCCGCTGCCTTCCAGGCGCATGGGATTGTCCCTGGGTGTCAGTCCCATCCCCAAGAAATGCTGCAATTATTCTTGCGTGTATTGCCAGTTGGGCCGGACCCCGAAACTGGAAAAGGAACCGCGATGGCATTTTCCCGCGGCGGATATTCTCAAGGAAGTGGCGGATTACCTCAGTTCCGGGGTGCATTTTGATGTGTTAACCGTGGTGGGGGAAGGGGAACCTACCCTCTATGCCGGGCTGGAGGAACTGCTGGCCGGGTTGAAGAAGCTCACGGATAAACCTATTGCGGTGATTACCAACGGTTCTTTGCTGGGCGATGCAAAGGTGCGGCAGGCTTTGCAGCAAGCCGATATCGTTATGCCTTCCTTAGATGCCTATGATGAGCATAGCTTCAAGAAAATAAATCGCCCCTGGAAAGACCTCCGCTTTGAAGAAGTTTATCGAGGGCTGGTGACCTTTTCCCAAGCATATACCGGGCAGCTGTGGCTGGAAGTGATGCTGGTCCGGGGCTTGAACGATGATGAGACTTCATTATTAAAACTCAAAGATTTGCTCGCTGGGATCCGGTATGACCGGTTGTTTATCAATTCTCCCGTGCGCCCGCCGGCGGAAAGCTGGGTGGGAGAACCGGAGGAAGCTGTGCTGAAACGGGCGGAGGAAATCCTGGGCGGGGTCTCCATTGCCCAAGCGCCCGCGCCGGATTTTTACAGCGAAGAAGTGGACGACTACGAGGCAGTGCTCAGTATTATTAAAAGGCACCCCATGAACCAGCACGAGATCAAGAGTTTCCTGGCAGGCAGGAACTGCGGGGAGCCGGAAGAGGTTTTGCGGCGATTGCGAGAGAACCCGCAAGTGGAAGTGATTGATTACAAGGGCTATCAGACTTATCGAGTAGTCCGTTAG
- a CDS encoding ferritin-like domain-containing protein translates to MEPGMVQDALHKMLILEKSQVTLYSSLAAKAPNEELVHGLQRLAKIENDHVLAIEQKLLEYFPHQNGTLRQVKDSVAGLGLKGFSTLINTAGGLAGLGILMKAAAAAEERAMADYRKAIAHLQDQAIIDIFWEHLIDEELHYLWLKEKAAQLMN, encoded by the coding sequence ATGGAGCCCGGCATGGTGCAGGATGCCCTGCATAAAATGCTTATATTGGAAAAAAGTCAAGTGACGCTGTATTCTTCTCTTGCGGCTAAGGCGCCTAATGAAGAGCTCGTCCACGGTTTGCAAAGGCTGGCCAAAATTGAAAACGATCATGTGCTGGCCATTGAGCAAAAGCTGCTGGAGTATTTCCCGCATCAAAACGGTACCCTCCGGCAGGTCAAAGACTCCGTTGCCGGTTTGGGGCTCAAGGGTTTTAGCACCCTGATCAACACCGCCGGGGGATTGGCCGGCCTGGGGATTTTAATGAAAGCGGCGGCTGCTGCGGAGGAAAGGGCTATGGCTGACTACCGCAAAGCCATTGCCCATCTCCAGGACCAGGCCATCATAGACATCTTTTGGGAACACCTCATTGATGAAGAGCTTCACTATTTATGGCTTAAGGAAAAGGCAGCACAGCTTATGAATTAA
- the dctP gene encoding TRAP transporter substrate-binding protein DctP, whose protein sequence is MTKVRGNWLLTIILSAVLILTGVALAGCSGGSDGSADTSSGDNDAAEQEVITLTFTSFSTLPQTAAKVDHEFIKRIEEVTNGRVKFQYYGGGTLISGNDAAAELGSGVADFGIPRVGYSPHGYDLNKAYMTFMFNCDPYDAEMELDIAHQIFAQYPQFDQEFLENGMVPYAGNASGTSRALFTTKPIKSLDDLKGASIRATGNWAEIVKGLGAEPVNIPISETYLALEKGTVDGVIGLATFTLEADKLAEVVKYCYDLKVNFAPIYEWAFCKATWDKLPDDIKQVFIDNRDFLEMKSVEINVADTLPAEEYAKSLGVQFLELSDEDQAKLYDVIDKVNRQVAADLDAKGIPGTEIYEATQKLIKEYKK, encoded by the coding sequence GTGACAAAAGTCAGGGGTAATTGGTTGCTCACGATTATCTTAAGTGCTGTGCTCATTCTGACCGGTGTGGCTTTAGCCGGGTGTTCCGGCGGCTCCGATGGCTCTGCTGACACTTCCTCCGGTGACAATGACGCGGCGGAGCAGGAAGTGATCACGCTGACGTTTACTTCTTTCAGCACTTTGCCCCAAACTGCTGCCAAAGTGGACCATGAGTTCATTAAACGAATTGAAGAAGTGACCAATGGTAGAGTGAAGTTCCAGTATTACGGCGGGGGCACCCTAATTAGCGGTAATGATGCTGCAGCTGAACTAGGCAGCGGGGTAGCGGATTTCGGTATCCCGCGGGTGGGATATTCTCCCCATGGTTATGATTTGAATAAAGCATATATGACTTTTATGTTCAACTGCGATCCCTATGATGCAGAAATGGAATTGGATATTGCCCATCAAATTTTTGCACAGTACCCGCAGTTTGACCAGGAGTTCTTGGAGAATGGGATGGTCCCCTACGCCGGTAATGCCAGCGGTACTTCCCGGGCCCTGTTTACCACCAAACCGATCAAATCTTTAGATGACCTGAAAGGCGCGTCCATCCGTGCCACCGGAAACTGGGCGGAGATCGTGAAAGGATTAGGTGCCGAGCCGGTTAACATTCCTATTTCTGAAACATACTTAGCGCTGGAAAAAGGTACCGTTGACGGTGTCATCGGCCTGGCCACCTTCACCCTGGAAGCTGACAAACTGGCGGAAGTGGTCAAGTATTGTTATGACTTAAAAGTCAACTTTGCACCGATTTATGAATGGGCCTTCTGCAAGGCCACTTGGGACAAGCTGCCCGATGACATTAAGCAGGTCTTTATTGACAACAGGGACTTCCTGGAAATGAAATCCGTAGAAATCAACGTTGCCGATACTCTACCGGCGGAAGAGTATGCCAAGAGTTTAGGTGTGCAATTCTTAGAGCTCAGTGATGAAGACCAAGCCAAACTATATGATGTTATTGATAAAGTGAACAGGCAGGTGGCGGCAGACCTGGACGCCAAGGGAATTCCCGGCACGGAGATTTATGAAGCAACGCAAAAGCTGATTAAGGAATACAAAAAGTAG
- a CDS encoding fumarylacetoacetate hydrolase family protein, with protein sequence MKLVNFKLGDEVRLGVKVETGIVDVKKAAASLALDVPATMEEVMAGGKEGLARLAELLNHEVEVVPEREIVFAPCVTNPEKILCVGLNYLDHAKELNAPIPDTPVLFSKCNNALAAHNQVIKLPATAEKFDYEAELVIVIGREARRISEEEAPAYIFGYTAGNDLTARDLQFRTHQWLLGKTCDGFAPTGPYLVTADEINPGNLRISCEVNGVVRQDSNTGNLIFDCAGIVSYVSQYMTLKPGDLIFTGTPGGVMSGYPPEKQQWLKPGDEVKVTIEKIGTLVNIMG encoded by the coding sequence ATGAAGCTGGTAAATTTCAAGCTGGGGGATGAAGTAAGGTTAGGTGTTAAAGTGGAAACCGGTATTGTGGACGTGAAAAAAGCGGCCGCTTCTTTAGCCCTGGATGTGCCGGCGACGATGGAAGAAGTGATGGCCGGCGGGAAGGAAGGTTTGGCCCGGTTGGCTGAACTGCTCAACCATGAAGTGGAAGTTGTGCCCGAAAGGGAAATTGTTTTTGCCCCCTGTGTGACTAATCCCGAGAAAATTCTCTGTGTCGGTTTGAACTATTTAGATCATGCCAAGGAGCTTAACGCCCCGATTCCCGATACACCTGTTTTGTTCAGCAAATGCAACAATGCCCTGGCGGCCCACAACCAGGTGATTAAACTGCCGGCAACGGCGGAGAAATTCGACTATGAAGCGGAGCTGGTCATTGTCATCGGCAGGGAGGCCAGGCGGATCAGCGAGGAGGAAGCGCCGGCATACATCTTCGGTTACACCGCGGGCAATGATTTGACGGCGCGGGACCTGCAGTTCCGTACGCACCAGTGGCTGCTGGGCAAGACCTGTGACGGCTTTGCTCCCACCGGCCCATACCTGGTGACGGCCGACGAAATCAATCCCGGCAACCTCCGCATCAGCTGCGAAGTAAACGGGGTGGTGCGGCAGGATTCCAATACCGGCAACCTGATTTTTGACTGTGCCGGCATTGTCAGCTACGTCTCCCAGTACATGACCCTCAAGCCCGGCGATCTGATTTTCACCGGTACTCCGGGGGGTGTCATGTCCGGTTACCCGCCGGAGAAACAGCAATGGTTAAAACCGGGGGACGAAGTGAAGGTGACCATTGAAAAGATAGGCACCCTGGTCAATATCATGGGTTGA
- a CDS encoding pyridoxamine kinase, which yields MKRQIKRVAAIHDLSGFGRTSLAVVIPILSTMGMQVCSLPTAVLSTHTGGFEGYTFVDLTEFMDKSINHWKELGIEFDCIYSGFLGSPQQIDIISRFIDDFSGNDPLIVVDPAMGDNGRLYSTMTGEMVVRMRHLITKADIITPNFTEAAFLLDEPYRTGITLEEMKDWLVRLSDMGPQISIITSVPYRGSKYPKHQTSVIAYNREDGRFWKVTCEYIPAHYPGAGDTFTSVLTGSLLQGDSLPLAMDRSVQFITTAIRASYGSQYPEREGVLLERVLGVLNLPVVSSSYEVL from the coding sequence ATGAAAAGACAAATTAAAAGAGTGGCGGCGATTCACGATCTCTCGGGCTTTGGCAGGACATCCCTGGCGGTGGTGATTCCCATTCTCTCCACCATGGGCATGCAGGTCTGCAGTCTGCCGACGGCGGTCCTGTCCACCCATACGGGAGGTTTTGAAGGGTATACTTTTGTGGACTTAACGGAGTTTATGGATAAGTCCATTAACCATTGGAAAGAGCTTGGCATAGAATTTGATTGTATCTACAGCGGTTTTTTGGGCTCCCCCCAGCAGATTGATATCATCTCCCGCTTTATTGATGACTTTTCCGGTAATGACCCGCTGATTGTGGTGGACCCGGCCATGGGGGATAACGGCCGCCTGTACAGCACCATGACGGGAGAAATGGTGGTGCGGATGCGGCACCTCATCACCAAAGCGGATATTATTACTCCCAATTTCACCGAGGCAGCCTTCCTGCTGGATGAGCCTTACCGGACCGGTATCACTTTGGAAGAAATGAAAGACTGGCTGGTCAGGCTGTCCGATATGGGGCCGCAAATCTCGATCATCACCAGCGTGCCTTACCGGGGCAGCAAGTATCCCAAGCACCAGACCAGTGTTATTGCCTATAACCGGGAAGACGGGCGTTTTTGGAAAGTGACCTGTGAGTATATCCCGGCCCATTACCCCGGGGCGGGGGATACTTTCACCAGCGTTTTGACGGGCAGCCTCCTGCAGGGCGACAGCCTGCCCCTGGCGATGGACAGGAGCGTCCAGTTTATTACCACGGCTATCAGGGCCAGCTACGGCAGCCAGTACCCGGAGCGGGAAGGAGTGCTGCTGGAAAGAGTCCTGGGCGTCCTGAACTTGCCGGTAGTTTCCTCTAGTTATGAAGTGCTTTAA
- a CDS encoding SCP2 sterol-binding domain-containing protein: protein MSFPLKNDPEQAKEFLYGYIQAIINDEEAAQSWRQLNRTVGIKLNDLGLGFTLQCSADGLAASHGYPDKPDVGLNLSSDTFHKLFTGKGNPMMEFTMGRIKTEGDMGAILKIVGALPQNIRVYQQYLSSQGLA from the coding sequence GTGAGTTTTCCCCTGAAAAATGACCCGGAGCAAGCCAAAGAATTCCTGTACGGCTACATTCAAGCCATTATTAATGATGAGGAAGCCGCCCAGAGCTGGCGCCAGTTGAACCGGACCGTCGGCATCAAGCTGAACGACTTAGGTTTAGGCTTTACCTTGCAGTGCTCCGCGGACGGGCTGGCCGCATCCCACGGTTACCCGGACAAGCCGGATGTGGGGCTGAACCTGTCCAGCGATACTTTCCACAAGCTCTTTACGGGCAAGGGCAATCCCATGATGGAATTTACCATGGGCAGAATCAAAACGGAAGGGGACATGGGGGCCATCCTGAAAATTGTCGGCGCATTACCGCAAAACATCAGGGTCTACCAGCAATACCTGTCCAGCCAAGGCCTGGCATAA
- a CDS encoding molybdopterin-dependent oxidoreductase has protein sequence MDKQWKKEIADGEYIVRTCGWSPPGDHPVGCGMKLHVKNGKLIKVEGDEEHPISQGRLCIRCLSLPEYVHHPQRIVYPMKRVGKRGENKWQRISWDEAWDIIVPKVKYYTENYGAESIIVFGGTGRQACLYYYPLGFASLGTPNVCYPLSGWSCYGPRCAITDYILGAGYPEIDFAGHFPDRYDNPNYQLPKYIVVWGKNPLMSNPDGFYGHSLIDMMKRGTKIIHVDPRITWLGSRAEHVLQLRPGTDTALALGLLHVIINEELYDKEFVDKWCFGFEDLKQRVQEYPPEKVAEITWVPKEKIIEVARIIATNKPCPIQWGLAVDTNPNGVQLGHALLSIVAITGNLDIPGGITLGPRAALLGKWRIETRYNLSEELWEKRIGAKEYPALANALATTHPDVTLDCLETGKPYKLRMGWFNSSNFITPTCSTQPDRWYRALQSLEFCVVQDTFMTPTAMAFADVFLPLPTFAEMDGVVLTHFGRNAIFLGAINEALRVGETKSDIEVCIELGKKLYPHMWPYDSVEDFFTKQLEPELGISFNDLREMGVYQTPVEYRKYEKGLLRDDGEPGFNTVTGKVELRSVLFEQWGDDPLPYYQEPHYSPYSTPELAKEYPLILTTGARKFTSFHSEHRQIPTLREIDPWPELEIHPETAAQYNIKDGDWVIIENMFGKAKLKAKLTPTIHPKVVHATHGWWYPEKPGEEPSLFGVWESNINTMVPHKHIGKLGFGAPLKSVICKVTKTDEGI, from the coding sequence ATGGATAAACAATGGAAAAAGGAAATTGCTGACGGCGAATATATCGTGAGAACCTGCGGTTGGTCCCCGCCGGGTGACCACCCCGTCGGCTGCGGCATGAAACTCCATGTCAAGAACGGCAAGCTGATTAAAGTCGAAGGGGACGAAGAGCATCCCATCAGCCAAGGCCGGCTCTGCATCAGGTGCTTGTCGCTGCCTGAATACGTCCACCATCCCCAGCGAATTGTCTACCCCATGAAAAGAGTGGGCAAGCGCGGGGAGAATAAGTGGCAAAGAATCTCCTGGGATGAAGCCTGGGACATTATCGTTCCGAAGGTCAAGTATTACACTGAGAACTACGGCGCCGAATCCATTATCGTTTTCGGCGGCACCGGTAGACAAGCCTGCTTGTACTACTACCCGTTAGGATTTGCCTCCCTGGGCACACCCAACGTCTGCTATCCCCTGAGCGGTTGGTCTTGCTACGGCCCCAGGTGTGCTATCACCGACTACATCCTGGGCGCCGGCTACCCGGAAATCGACTTTGCCGGGCACTTCCCGGATCGCTATGACAACCCCAATTACCAGTTGCCCAAATACATCGTCGTTTGGGGTAAGAACCCCTTAATGTCCAACCCCGACGGTTTCTACGGTCACTCCCTCATCGACATGATGAAGCGAGGCACCAAGATCATCCATGTGGACCCGAGAATCACCTGGCTGGGCAGCCGGGCGGAACACGTATTGCAGCTAAGACCGGGCACCGACACGGCTTTGGCTCTAGGCCTGCTCCATGTCATCATCAACGAAGAACTCTATGATAAGGAATTCGTCGACAAATGGTGCTTCGGCTTCGAGGACTTAAAGCAGCGTGTCCAGGAATACCCGCCGGAAAAAGTGGCGGAAATCACCTGGGTACCGAAAGAAAAAATCATCGAAGTAGCCAGGATCATTGCTACCAACAAACCTTGCCCGATTCAATGGGGATTAGCCGTGGACACCAACCCCAACGGCGTGCAGCTGGGACATGCCCTCCTGTCCATCGTAGCCATTACCGGCAACCTGGATATCCCCGGCGGCATTACCTTAGGTCCCAGAGCGGCCTTGCTGGGCAAGTGGCGCATTGAAACCCGTTACAACCTGTCCGAGGAATTATGGGAGAAAAGAATCGGTGCCAAGGAATATCCTGCCCTGGCCAATGCTTTGGCCACCACTCACCCGGACGTGACTCTGGATTGCCTGGAGACCGGCAAGCCCTACAAGCTCAGGATGGGATGGTTCAACAGCAGCAACTTCATCACCCCCACCTGCTCCACCCAGCCGGACCGCTGGTATAGGGCACTGCAATCATTAGAATTCTGCGTGGTACAGGATACCTTCATGACCCCCACCGCCATGGCTTTTGCAGACGTGTTCTTGCCGCTGCCCACCTTCGCCGAAATGGACGGTGTGGTACTCACCCACTTCGGCCGGAACGCCATCTTCCTGGGGGCCATCAATGAAGCCCTGCGCGTCGGTGAAACCAAGTCTGACATCGAAGTCTGCATTGAATTAGGCAAGAAACTGTACCCGCACATGTGGCCTTATGACAGCGTGGAAGACTTCTTCACTAAACAACTTGAACCCGAGCTGGGGATTAGTTTCAACGACTTGCGAGAAATGGGCGTCTACCAGACCCCGGTGGAATACAGGAAATATGAAAAAGGCTTGCTCAGAGATGACGGGGAGCCGGGCTTTAACACCGTCACCGGTAAAGTGGAGCTGCGTTCCGTTCTCTTTGAACAGTGGGGCGACGATCCGCTGCCGTACTACCAGGAACCCCATTACAGCCCGTACAGCACACCTGAACTAGCGAAGGAGTACCCGTTGATCCTCACTACCGGCGCGAGAAAGTTTACCTCCTTCCATTCAGAACACAGGCAAATACCGACCTTAAGAGAAATCGATCCCTGGCCCGAGCTGGAGATCCACCCGGAAACTGCCGCTCAATACAACATTAAAGACGGGGATTGGGTCATCATTGAGAACATGTTCGGTAAAGCAAAACTGAAGGCCAAGCTGACACCCACGATTCACCCGAAAGTGGTCCATGCTACCCACGGCTGGTGGTACCCGGAAAAACCCGGTGAAGAACCCAGCTTGTTCGGCGTGTGGGAATCCAACATCAACACCATGGTCCCGCACAAGCACATCGGGAAACTCGGTTTCGGCGCACCGCTGAAGAGCGTCATTTGTAAAGTCACCAAAACTGACGAAGGCATTTAA
- a CDS encoding oxidoreductase, which translates to MSVNGLLIDYEYCTGCHSCEVACKMEKQIPKGKWGIKLMEVGPWKIDDEKWEWNYVPVPTSLCDLCGERVAQGKKPSCVHHCLGQCMEYGPVEELIEKMNAKGRKMALFIP; encoded by the coding sequence ATGTCAGTAAACGGTTTGCTGATTGATTACGAATACTGCACCGGCTGCCACAGCTGTGAAGTAGCCTGTAAAATGGAAAAGCAGATTCCCAAAGGAAAATGGGGCATTAAGTTGATGGAAGTTGGGCCTTGGAAAATTGACGATGAAAAGTGGGAATGGAATTATGTTCCCGTTCCCACTTCACTCTGCGACCTCTGCGGCGAGAGGGTGGCCCAGGGGAAAAAGCCCTCCTGTGTCCACCACTGCCTCGGTCAATGCATGGAGTACGGTCCCGTAGAAGAACTGATTGAAAAAATGAACGCTAAAGGAAGGAAAATGGCCCTTTTCATCCCCTAG
- a CDS encoding 4Fe-4S binding protein: MVQYNPGILEHLAETGRRSLCPSSAVRINVGTSSCGLAKGAGLLRDKLAARRDWALPVKVTGVGCLGACFAEPLIHVRLPDGRHYFFGRVDGKSLWHVIRLVEGHQPTSYLWLTAVEKEPGRLQGFSDLSITGDRQTSLARFFKLQRRSISHSWGFIDPQDIAEYIATGGYFTLRDALQQFSPEKLRQLITASPLLNLDDRQPPAPLEAPCMTVGSSTELTPLELALVENNPHHLLESLLLTGYALGFSQAVIYIPAKHALAAALLERAIATAREYGLVGDHILGTDYGLEIAVAHNQTHSGGATAPHGLTLEPLQPLAHIPGLVRRAAGSGPEQPDTRVFYLSGDLKSHGFVEVPAEEDLPALVQTITNKSSGSWKALQVEFPNGTFLPFDNQTTKSANTTGFMFHELVVLDRHRCIVDRTLAAINTQTPRYCAGSPACETGIAALKTKLSLLTQGQGYGGVLEEIEAIARQVARETRCPTGCSPAQLVLSGLRYFRSEFAAHAAGYCPTIACKDLIRFEILQGKCKQCRCCYLVCPSGAVKNRKGTVRFFVDDRLCIKCGACAQTCPFGCIKPVSEAFSKHEP; this comes from the coding sequence ATGGTTCAGTACAACCCAGGTATACTGGAACACTTAGCGGAAACCGGTCGCCGGAGCTTATGTCCCTCTTCTGCCGTTAGGATTAACGTGGGCACCTCTTCCTGCGGATTGGCCAAGGGAGCAGGTCTTTTGCGCGACAAGCTGGCCGCCCGCCGGGACTGGGCGCTCCCTGTCAAGGTAACCGGCGTAGGCTGCTTAGGCGCCTGCTTTGCCGAGCCGTTAATCCATGTGCGCCTGCCCGATGGGAGGCATTATTTCTTCGGCCGGGTGGACGGTAAATCCCTTTGGCACGTAATCCGGCTGGTGGAGGGACATCAACCTACCTCTTACCTGTGGTTAACCGCAGTGGAAAAAGAACCGGGCAGGCTGCAGGGCTTCTCGGATTTAAGCATCACCGGCGACCGCCAAACCTCCCTGGCTCGTTTCTTCAAGCTCCAACGGCGGTCTATCAGCCACAGCTGGGGTTTCATCGATCCCCAAGACATCGCCGAATATATCGCCACCGGCGGGTATTTTACCCTACGGGATGCGTTACAACAATTCTCGCCGGAAAAGCTGCGGCAGTTAATTACCGCCTCCCCCTTGCTGAACCTTGATGACCGGCAGCCTCCCGCTCCTCTTGAGGCCCCATGCATGACTGTTGGCAGTTCCACAGAGCTCACTCCCCTGGAACTGGCCCTGGTGGAAAACAACCCCCACCACTTGTTGGAAAGCCTGCTCTTAACAGGCTATGCTTTGGGCTTTTCGCAAGCAGTGATTTACATACCCGCCAAACACGCCCTGGCCGCCGCCCTCCTGGAGCGGGCCATCGCCACCGCCAGGGAATACGGCTTGGTGGGCGACCACATCTTGGGGACGGATTATGGTCTGGAAATAGCGGTGGCCCATAACCAAACTCACTCCGGTGGTGCGACGGCACCGCACGGCCTTACCCTGGAACCCTTGCAGCCCCTGGCCCACATCCCGGGGCTGGTACGCCGGGCCGCCGGCTCCGGGCCTGAGCAACCGGATACCCGCGTTTTTTATTTAAGCGGTGACCTCAAAAGCCACGGTTTCGTCGAAGTGCCGGCGGAGGAAGACTTGCCGGCGCTGGTCCAAACCATAACCAATAAATCATCCGGCTCTTGGAAAGCTTTACAAGTGGAGTTCCCTAACGGTACCTTTCTTCCCTTTGACAACCAAACCACCAAAAGCGCCAACACTACCGGCTTCATGTTCCATGAGCTGGTGGTATTGGACAGGCACCGCTGTATCGTGGACCGGACTCTGGCCGCGATTAATACGCAAACCCCGAGGTACTGTGCAGGCAGCCCTGCCTGCGAGACAGGTATCGCTGCATTAAAGACCAAACTCTCCCTGCTGACCCAAGGGCAGGGCTATGGGGGAGTGCTCGAAGAAATCGAAGCAATAGCCCGGCAGGTGGCCCGGGAAACCCGGTGCCCCACCGGTTGTTCTCCGGCGCAGCTCGTTCTATCCGGGCTGCGGTATTTCCGCTCAGAATTTGCCGCCCACGCCGCGGGATACTGTCCCACCATCGCGTGCAAGGATCTCATTCGTTTTGAAATTCTCCAGGGGAAATGTAAACAGTGCCGCTGCTGTTATTTGGTCTGTCCTTCCGGCGCAGTAAAGAACCGGAAGGGCACCGTCCGCTTTTTCGTCGACGACCGGCTGTGCATCAAATGCGGCGCCTGCGCCCAAACCTGTCCTTTTGGCTGTATCAAACCTGTTTCGGAAGCTTTTTCTAAGCATGAACCATAA